In Phreatobacter aquaticus, a single genomic region encodes these proteins:
- a CDS encoding LysE family translocator yields the protein MNPADTLLALAGLWLIAVLTPGPNMILFTAVGLSSPTRSMVASAIAILLGTLCWGFAGLFGLFWLFELFPAAALAVKLVGGAYLAWMGLKIMRQNISPPAETRRVEAEALGPRRAFFTGLATALGNPKSLVFVSSLFAVTHLAEQPLAIGLAGVGIMVAMSTLYYGVFGLALRKLPIARSPGPVGRALGIGTGAIMVAYGGKMIWER from the coding sequence ATGAATCCGGCCGACACGCTGCTGGCCTTGGCCGGCCTCTGGCTGATTGCGGTGCTGACGCCCGGACCCAACATGATCCTGTTCACGGCCGTCGGCCTGTCGTCGCCGACGCGCTCGATGGTCGCGAGTGCGATTGCCATCCTGCTCGGAACGCTGTGCTGGGGCTTCGCGGGCCTGTTCGGACTGTTCTGGCTGTTCGAGCTGTTTCCGGCCGCAGCCCTGGCGGTGAAGCTCGTCGGCGGCGCCTATCTCGCCTGGATGGGGCTGAAGATCATGCGTCAGAACATCAGCCCGCCCGCCGAGACCCGCCGTGTCGAGGCCGAGGCCCTGGGTCCGCGCCGCGCCTTCTTCACCGGTCTTGCGACGGCGCTCGGCAATCCGAAATCGCTGGTCTTCGTGTCATCGCTCTTCGCGGTGACCCATCTGGCCGAACAGCCGCTGGCCATCGGCCTTGCCGGCGTCGGCATCATGGTCGCCATGTCGACGCTCTATTACGGCGTCTTCGGTCTCGCGCTACGCAAGCTGCCGATCGCGCGCAGTCCCGGCCCGGTCGGCCGCGCGCTGGGCATCGGCACCGGCGCCATCATGGTCGCCTATGGCGGGAAGATGATCTG